One Synechococcus sp. PROS-9-1 DNA window includes the following coding sequences:
- a CDS encoding Coq4 family protein has protein sequence MPRTRELLRSIKNLRILREIAVTEGSLKGVGDLIDNFLDSEAMDVSIARFKALPGGAEMMEQRFPAFQPNIETLELLPEGTLGRAYAGMIRRLNYDADFFRPRDTSTEALWLTQRIATTHDIHHVIAGLNTQAQGESAVLAITATQIGFPAYVLLNLLASFKAFRFQPTDHEAISRAIAHGQRVGLQAKPLVLQRWEEGWEKPLSQWREELTIPMATGETFSAPYE, from the coding sequence ATGCCACGAACCCGCGAGCTGCTGCGCTCCATTAAAAATCTGCGCATCCTGCGCGAGATTGCAGTCACGGAAGGTTCACTCAAAGGGGTGGGTGACCTGATTGACAACTTCCTCGACAGTGAGGCCATGGACGTTTCGATCGCGCGCTTTAAGGCCTTACCTGGCGGTGCCGAGATGATGGAACAGCGCTTCCCAGCCTTTCAACCAAACATTGAAACGCTGGAGTTGCTTCCGGAAGGAACACTGGGCCGGGCCTATGCGGGAATGATTCGCCGCTTGAATTACGACGCCGACTTTTTCCGTCCTCGAGACACGAGCACGGAAGCCCTCTGGCTCACCCAACGCATCGCTACCACCCACGACATTCATCACGTGATCGCTGGGCTCAACACCCAAGCGCAGGGGGAGTCGGCCGTGTTGGCGATCACCGCCACCCAGATTGGCTTCCCCGCTTACGTGCTGCTCAATCTTCTGGCCAGCTTTAAGGCCTTCCGCTTTCAACCCACTGACCACGAAGCGATCAGTCGCGCCATTGCTCACGGTCAGCGCGTCGGCCTGCAGGCCAAGCCGCTGGTTTTGCAGCGCTGGGAGGAAGGCTGGGAGAAACCGCTGAGCCAATGGAGAGAGGAACTCACCATCCCGATGGCCACAGGCGAGACTTTCAGCGCGCCCTATGAGTAA
- a CDS encoding MFS transporter, with amino-acid sequence MAFIRLLASFGAGGVIYLTPIVFHQASFTAVQVSQGLAASALIGTVARLLSGVLLDRGLTCSWPVRAAALLALMADLVLFQATGFNGYLVGQLLIGVAAGLYFPAIELAVPLSCSGFNSSRGYALARSADALGVATGALLGAVLTAMEMIRMVYAVEAAAVLSMLVVLLLTPLPDGRAALLHASATTTNNHKLKAETASNSDAKTKAIANSEAGWHWLLPLIPVLVVSVVATGIVSLMQSALPLDMVRGGIARAPLSEASSGGLIAWQLLLLMVLQWPIGNWVAKRSLRFGLGMGLLGFITGCLLLAGSALWSGGSSLIALAMVPIAFGEAAFLPTAAEAMVEETPLQHRGLAMALFSQCFAISAIAAPLLAGALLDQQGHGLVLWLLMACTCLAVVPLLKAVRPRYKPNLSASPIEEPLDATNPRAAALH; translated from the coding sequence GTGGCGTTTATTCGCCTGCTCGCATCTTTTGGAGCGGGTGGTGTCATTTATCTGACACCGATCGTGTTTCACCAGGCCAGCTTCACGGCAGTGCAAGTGAGTCAAGGCTTGGCGGCCTCTGCCTTGATCGGCACGGTGGCAAGGCTGTTGAGTGGCGTCTTGCTGGACCGCGGGCTGACCTGCTCATGGCCAGTTCGAGCCGCTGCCCTGCTCGCCTTAATGGCGGATTTGGTCCTGTTTCAGGCCACAGGCTTTAACGGATACCTCGTTGGACAGTTGCTGATCGGTGTAGCGGCTGGCCTTTATTTCCCTGCCATTGAATTGGCCGTTCCCTTGAGCTGCAGCGGTTTTAATTCCAGCCGTGGATACGCTCTCGCTCGCAGCGCCGACGCCTTAGGAGTCGCCACTGGCGCCTTACTCGGTGCGGTTTTAACCGCCATGGAGATGATCCGGATGGTCTATGCGGTGGAGGCCGCGGCCGTGTTGAGCATGCTGGTGGTGTTGTTGCTCACGCCCCTGCCAGACGGACGGGCAGCGCTTTTGCATGCCAGCGCCACGACAACCAACAATCACAAACTCAAGGCTGAAACAGCGTCGAACAGCGACGCCAAGACGAAGGCTATAGCCAACTCAGAGGCAGGCTGGCACTGGCTTCTTCCCCTCATTCCAGTGCTGGTTGTGAGCGTAGTCGCCACTGGAATTGTGTCTTTAATGCAAAGCGCCCTTCCGCTGGACATGGTACGAGGAGGGATTGCCCGCGCACCGCTCAGCGAAGCCTCCAGCGGCGGCTTGATTGCTTGGCAGCTCCTTCTGTTGATGGTGCTTCAGTGGCCGATCGGCAATTGGGTTGCAAAGCGAAGTCTGCGTTTTGGCTTAGGCATGGGTCTGCTCGGATTCATCACAGGCTGCCTCTTATTGGCTGGGTCCGCGCTCTGGTCGGGAGGCAGCAGCCTGATTGCGCTTGCGATGGTTCCAATCGCCTTTGGAGAGGCTGCTTTTTTACCAACGGCGGCAGAAGCCATGGTGGAAGAAACGCCACTGCAACATCGCGGTTTAGCGATGGCCTTGTTCTCGCAGTGCTTTGCGATCAGTGCCATCGCAGCACCTCTACTAGCAGGTGCCCTCTTAGACCAACAGGGCCACGGCTTGGTGCTTTGGTTGTTGATGGCTTGCACCTGTTTAGCGGTGGTTCCCCTGCTGAAGGCCGTTCGTCCACGCTACAAACCTAATTTGAGTGCGAGCCCGATCGAGGAACCCCTAGATGCCACGAACCCGCGAGCTGCTGCGCTCCATTAA